Proteins from a genomic interval of Marinifilum sp. JC120:
- a CDS encoding F0F1 ATP synthase subunit epsilon: MASKLLLEIVTPDRKVLSQEVDYVGAPGIEGEFGIMANHIPFLSALGVGNLYFKEGNRTHYIFVSGGFAEVGSNKVTILAEVAEKAVEIDIARAQKAQDKAKARLAKAQDRIESARAQAALQRALARLTCKDAAQKAGTTTH; encoded by the coding sequence ATGGCTAGTAAGCTCCTTTTGGAAATCGTTACTCCTGATCGCAAGGTCCTTTCCCAGGAAGTCGACTATGTCGGCGCACCAGGGATTGAGGGTGAGTTTGGTATTATGGCCAATCACATACCCTTTCTTTCGGCTCTCGGCGTAGGTAACCTTTATTTTAAAGAAGGTAACCGCACTCACTACATCTTTGTTTCCGGCGGCTTTGCTGAAGTCGGAAGCAACAAAGTGACCATTCTCGCCGAAGTTGCTGAAAAGGCCGTTGAGATCGACATCGCTCGGGCTCAGAAAGCTCAGGATAAAGCGAAGGCTCGTTTGGCTAAAGCACAGGATCGCATTGAATCAGCTCGCGCACAGGCAGCTCTCCAGAGAGCACTTGCACGCCTGACCTGTAAAGATGCGGCGCAAAAGGCCGGGACTACCACTCACTAG
- the atpD gene encoding F0F1 ATP synthase subunit beta, giving the protein MSKVTGKIVQVIGAVVDVEFPEGQLPNILTAVEIDNPNNTDAPDLVCEVAQHLGDNVVRTIAMDATEGLVRGMEVVAIGESISVPVGDGVLGRILNVVGRPVDELGPINSDKSMPIHRAAPEFTEQSTKVELLETGIKVVDLLVPFPKGGKMGLFGGAGVGKTVILMEMINNIAKQHGGKSCFAGVGERTREGNDLYHEMKDAGVLEKSALVYGQMNEPPGARARVALTALTIAEYFRDVEGEDVLLFVDNIFRFTQAGSEVSALLGRMPSAVGYQPTLGTDLGGLQERITSTNKGSITSVQAVYVPADDLTDPAPATTFSHLDGTLVLSRQIAELGIYPAVDPLDSTSRILAPDVLGAEHYATAREVQMVLQKYKDLQDIIAILGMDELSDEDKQTVARARRIQRFLSQPFHVAEVFTGTPGVYVKLEDTVKAFRGILDGEYDDMAENSFYMVGGIEEAIEKEKNK; this is encoded by the coding sequence ATGAGTAAAGTTACAGGTAAAATTGTTCAGGTTATCGGCGCGGTTGTTGACGTCGAATTTCCTGAAGGGCAATTGCCCAACATTCTGACTGCGGTCGAGATTGATAACCCGAACAACACCGACGCACCTGACCTGGTGTGTGAGGTTGCACAGCACCTCGGTGATAACGTTGTTCGTACCATCGCTATGGACGCTACCGAAGGTCTCGTTCGCGGTATGGAAGTCGTAGCAATCGGCGAATCTATCTCCGTACCTGTCGGCGATGGCGTACTCGGACGTATCCTTAACGTTGTTGGTCGCCCGGTTGATGAACTGGGACCGATCAATAGTGATAAGAGCATGCCTATTCACCGCGCAGCTCCGGAATTCACCGAGCAGTCCACCAAAGTTGAACTGCTGGAAACCGGTATCAAAGTTGTTGACCTTCTTGTTCCCTTCCCCAAGGGTGGTAAGATGGGCCTCTTCGGCGGCGCAGGTGTTGGTAAAACCGTTATTCTGATGGAAATGATCAACAACATTGCGAAACAGCACGGTGGTAAATCTTGCTTCGCAGGTGTTGGTGAGCGTACCCGTGAAGGTAACGACCTCTACCACGAAATGAAAGACGCAGGCGTTCTTGAGAAGTCTGCTCTCGTATACGGCCAGATGAACGAACCTCCGGGAGCACGTGCACGTGTTGCACTGACCGCTCTGACCATCGCTGAGTACTTCCGTGATGTAGAAGGTGAAGACGTTCTTCTCTTTGTTGATAACATCTTCCGCTTCACCCAGGCAGGTTCTGAGGTATCCGCACTTCTCGGTCGTATGCCTTCCGCAGTTGGTTACCAGCCGACTCTCGGTACTGACCTTGGTGGACTCCAGGAACGTATTACCTCCACAAACAAAGGTTCTATTACCTCTGTTCAGGCTGTTTACGTCCCTGCGGATGACCTTACTGACCCCGCACCGGCAACCACCTTCTCTCACCTTGACGGTACTCTCGTTCTTTCCCGTCAGATTGCAGAGCTTGGTATTTACCCTGCGGTTGACCCTCTTGACTCCACCTCCCGTATCCTCGCTCCAGATGTTCTGGGTGCTGAGCACTACGCGACTGCCCGTGAAGTTCAGATGGTTCTGCAGAAATACAAAGACCTTCAGGACATCATCGCCATTCTTGGTATGGATGAACTGTCCGATGAAGATAAACAGACTGTTGCACGTGCTCGTCGCATCCAGCGTTTCCTCTCTCAGCCCTTCCACGTTGCTGAAGTTTTCACCGGTACTCCCGGCGTTTACGTAAAGCTCGAGGACACTGTTAAGGCTTTCAGAGGAATCCTTGATGGCGAATACGATGACATGGCTGAAAACTCTTTCTACATGGTTGGCGGAATCGAAGAAGCCATCGAAAAAGAGAAAAACAAATAG
- the atpG gene encoding ATP synthase F1 subunit gamma has translation MASLKDVQNQIVSIKKTKQITKAMNMVASAKLRGAQDRIERFRPYADKFYEMLGDLAAGADSSVHPLLEVHEEIKSVGIVLATSDRGLCGSFNTNMINAALKLAAAKKAEGKAVKFYCVGKKGAAAVKKTEHEIIEAYNDDMSSFDFNLAASIGNKVIDAYLAEELDEVFLVFGKFVSVASQPPTTLQILPMSSDAVGEEAESGASSEYIYEPSVEGLLAELLPRFVKVQVYRGLLDTSTSEHAARMAAMDNASRACDDMTQTLTLLYNKTRQAAITADLMDIVGGAEALKG, from the coding sequence ATGGCTTCTCTTAAGGATGTCCAAAACCAAATCGTCAGTATTAAGAAGACTAAGCAGATTACCAAAGCCATGAACATGGTTGCGTCGGCAAAACTGCGCGGTGCTCAGGATAGAATTGAGCGCTTCCGCCCCTATGCTGACAAATTCTATGAAATGCTTGGCGATCTGGCAGCAGGCGCGGACTCTTCAGTCCACCCTCTGCTCGAAGTTCACGAAGAGATCAAAAGCGTAGGCATTGTCCTCGCTACTTCCGATCGCGGACTTTGCGGTAGTTTTAATACGAATATGATAAATGCAGCCCTTAAACTGGCTGCTGCAAAGAAGGCTGAAGGTAAGGCTGTTAAGTTTTACTGCGTAGGTAAAAAAGGCGCTGCCGCCGTTAAGAAGACTGAGCACGAAATCATTGAAGCTTACAATGATGACATGAGCTCCTTCGACTTCAATCTGGCTGCATCCATCGGTAACAAAGTTATCGACGCCTACCTCGCTGAAGAGCTTGATGAGGTTTTCCTTGTCTTCGGTAAATTCGTAAGCGTCGCCAGCCAGCCCCCGACCACCCTTCAGATCCTGCCTATGTCTTCTGACGCAGTAGGTGAAGAAGCAGAGTCCGGCGCTAGCAGCGAATACATTTACGAACCTTCCGTTGAAGGCCTTCTCGCGGAGCTGCTGCCCCGTTTTGTTAAGGTTCAGGTTTATCGCGGTCTGCTCGACACATCCACCAGTGAGCACGCTGCTCGTATGGCTGCCATGGATAACGCATCCAGAGCATGTGACGATATGACCCAAACACTGACCTTGCTTTATAACAAAACCAGGCAGGCCGCTATTACCGCGGATCTTATGGACATTGTCGGCGGCGCAGAAGCGCTGAAAGGATAA
- a CDS encoding F0F1 ATP synthase subunit alpha, giving the protein MQIKAEEISKIIEDQIQNYESKVEMSETGTVLYVGDGIARVHGVENAMAMELLEFPGGLMGMVLNLEEDNVGVALLGDDTGIKEGDPVKRTGKLFSVPVGPAVMGRVVNPLGQPIDGLGPIEAEETRPVELKAPGIIARKSVHEPMYTGLKAIDAMTPIGRGQRELVIGDRQVGKTAICVDAILAQKDSGIHCFYVAIGQKKAAVALVADILRKHGAMEYTTIISATASEPAPLQFISAYTGATMAEYYRDGGKHALIAYDDLSKQAVAYRQMSLLLRRPPGREAYPGDVFYLHSRLLERSCKVNDSLGAGSLTALPIIETQAGDVSAYIPTNVISITDGQVYLEPNLFNSGIRPAVNVGLSVSRVGGAAQIKAMKQVAGTLRLDLAQYRELAAFAAFGSDLDKATQQKLNRGARMVELLKQPQYKPMNVMQQVISLYAGTRGYMDEVPVTAVRKYEDDLQEFIANAKPEIIEGIKTKGAIDDDIEGKLKAALEEFNKGFTA; this is encoded by the coding sequence ATGCAAATTAAAGCGGAAGAAATCAGCAAAATCATTGAAGATCAGATTCAGAATTATGAGTCTAAGGTCGAGATGAGCGAAACCGGTACCGTTCTCTATGTTGGTGACGGTATTGCTCGTGTTCATGGTGTTGAGAACGCAATGGCTATGGAGCTCCTTGAGTTCCCCGGCGGCCTGATGGGCATGGTTCTCAACCTCGAAGAAGATAACGTCGGTGTTGCTCTTCTGGGTGACGATACCGGCATTAAAGAAGGTGACCCGGTAAAACGTACCGGCAAACTCTTTTCCGTTCCCGTTGGACCGGCAGTTATGGGTCGCGTTGTGAACCCTCTCGGTCAGCCCATTGACGGTCTCGGACCCATTGAAGCGGAAGAAACCCGTCCGGTTGAGCTTAAAGCTCCCGGTATCATCGCACGTAAGTCCGTACATGAACCCATGTACACCGGTCTGAAAGCGATTGATGCTATGACTCCCATCGGACGCGGTCAGCGCGAACTCGTAATTGGTGACCGTCAGGTCGGTAAAACTGCGATTTGTGTTGACGCTATCCTCGCTCAGAAAGATTCCGGTATCCACTGCTTCTACGTAGCTATCGGTCAGAAAAAAGCAGCAGTTGCTCTTGTTGCTGACATTCTGCGTAAGCACGGTGCAATGGAATACACCACAATCATTTCTGCAACAGCATCTGAGCCTGCACCTCTGCAGTTTATTTCTGCATACACCGGTGCAACCATGGCTGAGTACTACCGTGACGGTGGTAAGCACGCCCTGATCGCTTATGATGACCTTTCCAAACAGGCTGTTGCATACAGACAGATGTCTCTCCTGCTTCGTCGCCCTCCGGGACGTGAAGCATACCCCGGTGACGTTTTCTACCTGCACTCACGCCTCCTTGAGCGTTCCTGCAAAGTTAACGACAGCCTCGGTGCTGGTTCTTTGACAGCTCTGCCTATCATTGAAACTCAGGCCGGTGACGTATCCGCATATATTCCGACCAACGTTATCTCCATTACCGATGGTCAGGTTTACCTTGAGCCCAACCTTTTCAACTCCGGTATCCGTCCTGCTGTTAACGTAGGTCTGTCCGTATCCCGAGTTGGTGGTGCTGCTCAGATTAAAGCTATGAAGCAGGTTGCAGGTACTCTGCGTCTTGACCTCGCTCAGTATCGTGAACTGGCCGCTTTCGCAGCTTTCGGTTCCGACCTCGATAAAGCCACACAGCAGAAGCTGAACCGCGGTGCACGCATGGTTGAGCTTCTTAAGCAGCCTCAGTACAAGCCCATGAACGTAATGCAGCAGGTTATTTCCCTGTACGCCGGTACTCGCGGCTACATGGATGAAGTACCTGTTACCGCAGTACGTAAATACGAAGATGATCTTCAGGAATTCATCGCTAACGCGAAACCTGAAATCATTGAAGGCATCAAGACTAAAGGCGCTATTGACGACGATATCGAAGGCAAGCTGAAGGCCGCTCTGGAAGAGTTCAATAAAGGTTTCACAGCTTAA
- a CDS encoding F0F1 ATP synthase subunit delta yields MTGNIVSRRYAKALFSVGQKQGEQDLAEYGKALTELSQILEDSPEALRLFQNPVFSAEEKKAVLEKLLEKTSAGPVVKNFCSLLADKGRLPVIPEISSDFAGMLDSVQGVVRGKLVTAIKLTVKRQKEIKTRLEEQLKSKLELDFAMDKDILGGVVLQVGDKVLDASIRAQLQMMKEQIKRGV; encoded by the coding sequence ATGACCGGGAACATAGTCTCACGCAGATACGCCAAGGCGCTGTTCTCTGTTGGCCAAAAGCAGGGAGAACAAGACCTTGCGGAGTATGGCAAGGCACTGACCGAGTTGTCCCAGATACTGGAAGATTCCCCGGAGGCCCTGAGGCTCTTCCAGAATCCTGTTTTCAGTGCGGAAGAAAAGAAAGCCGTACTTGAAAAACTGCTTGAGAAGACCTCGGCAGGACCTGTGGTTAAAAACTTTTGCAGCCTTCTGGCCGACAAAGGTCGTCTGCCGGTCATTCCTGAGATCTCAAGTGACTTCGCAGGAATGCTGGACAGCGTACAAGGTGTCGTCCGTGGCAAACTGGTGACTGCAATCAAGCTGACTGTTAAGCGTCAGAAAGAAATTAAAACCCGTCTTGAAGAACAATTGAAAAGTAAACTCGAGCTCGATTTTGCTATGGATAAAGACATCCTCGGTGGTGTTGTTCTTCAGGTTGGCGATAAAGTTCTTGATGCAAGCATTCGCGCACAGCTGCAAATGATGAAAGAACAGATTAAAAGGGGTGTGTAG
- the atpF gene encoding ATP synthase F0 subunit B, with amino-acid sequence MIMATAALSVLLAAGAAYASGGEGAHEIPWANFGWRVLNLILVLGILYKFAGEKIASLFKGRQAGIKQELNDLQSRKEAAEKKLRDVESSIANLEQEKDSILSEARTQGEAMKAAIIQKAEQTAKQIKAQATVSAEQEVNVALDEMRAEMADQVIEAAEKIVKSKLTKAQHETLVDEYLTKVVL; translated from the coding sequence ATGATCATGGCAACAGCCGCTCTTTCCGTACTGCTGGCAGCAGGCGCAGCCTATGCAAGCGGTGGTGAAGGGGCGCACGAGATTCCCTGGGCAAACTTCGGTTGGCGTGTACTTAACTTGATCCTCGTCCTCGGGATCCTTTACAAGTTTGCAGGTGAGAAAATCGCCTCTCTCTTTAAAGGACGCCAGGCAGGTATCAAACAGGAGCTTAACGATCTGCAGTCCCGCAAGGAAGCAGCAGAGAAAAAGCTCCGCGACGTCGAATCAAGTATTGCTAATCTGGAACAGGAGAAGGATTCCATCCTTTCCGAAGCCAGAACTCAGGGCGAGGCCATGAAGGCGGCGATCATCCAGAAAGCCGAGCAGACTGCCAAGCAGATCAAAGCTCAGGCCACAGTCTCCGCAGAGCAGGAAGTAAATGTTGCCCTCGACGAAATGCGTGCAGAAATGGCCGATCAGGTCATTGAAGCAGCTGAGAAAATCGTCAAGAGTAAACTTACCAAAGCTCAGCACGAGACTCTGGTGGATGAATACTTAACAAAGGTGGTGCTCTAA
- a CDS encoding polymer-forming cytoskeletal protein gives MARDEINAFLGSGTDYQGKLNFQGAVRIDGNFNGEVESEGTLVVGREAKVEGVLRVGQLVLSGHVTGEVYAAEKAVLHKTANLQGNLVTPVMVVEEGAVLEGRVTMSSSSAAAPETETEEIS, from the coding sequence ATGGCAAGAGATGAAATAAATGCATTCTTAGGCAGCGGAACCGATTATCAGGGAAAGCTGAATTTTCAGGGTGCTGTACGTATTGACGGTAATTTCAACGGTGAAGTCGAATCAGAGGGAACTCTGGTTGTGGGCCGGGAAGCCAAAGTTGAAGGCGTTTTGCGGGTTGGTCAGCTTGTTTTGAGCGGCCATGTAACCGGAGAGGTTTACGCAGCTGAAAAAGCTGTACTGCACAAAACTGCAAATTTGCAGGGCAACCTGGTCACTCCGGTTATGGTTGTGGAAGAAGGAGCGGTTCTTGAGGGGCGTGTAACCATGAGTTCAAGCTCTGCTGCCGCACCTGAAACAGAAACAGAAGAAATTAGTTAA
- the rodA gene encoding rod shape-determining protein RodA, with product MSPIDRRLLIHMNWFLLGLAAMLFLVGVLNLYSASGFRLEEGMSVSSFYQKQLIWGLMGFAGMITFMLFDYRHLRTIAWPLFWVTVILLACVPVIGKTIYGARRWLDLGFFNFQPSEMAKITILVIGAKILSRSSDPLNIKKLAYVVGVGLIPAAMVITQPDLGSGLNILLILGGMILYRGLTPKLFKTLALVGPCLVPIGWFFLHDYQKRRIVSFMNPASDPLGAGYHIIQSEIAIGSGRVWGKGFLGGTQSQLRFLPEKHTDFAIAVFGEEWGFAGAMALLSLFCVFLYQMVVTAREAKDLFGSYLAAGVFFYFFWQILINMGMVLGLMPVVGIPLPFISYGGSGTVVNLCLVGLVLNVSMRRYVFKQG from the coding sequence ATGTCTCCCATTGACCGCAGACTACTTATTCACATGAACTGGTTCCTGCTGGGACTGGCGGCCATGCTTTTCCTTGTGGGAGTCCTTAATCTCTACTCTGCCAGTGGCTTCCGGCTGGAAGAGGGCATGAGTGTCAGTTCTTTTTACCAGAAGCAGCTCATCTGGGGTCTCATGGGTTTTGCCGGCATGATTACATTCATGCTTTTCGATTATAGACATTTGCGGACCATTGCCTGGCCCCTTTTCTGGGTGACAGTAATCTTGCTGGCCTGCGTTCCGGTAATTGGTAAAACCATCTACGGTGCCCGGCGTTGGCTTGATCTGGGTTTTTTTAATTTCCAGCCCAGTGAAATGGCCAAGATCACCATTTTGGTCATCGGGGCCAAGATTCTTTCGCGCAGCAGTGATCCGCTTAATATCAAAAAATTGGCTTATGTTGTGGGTGTGGGGTTGATCCCGGCGGCCATGGTCATTACTCAGCCGGATCTTGGGTCGGGGCTTAATATCCTGCTTATTCTGGGCGGAATGATCCTGTACCGGGGGCTGACTCCCAAGTTGTTTAAGACATTGGCTCTTGTAGGGCCTTGCCTTGTACCGATCGGCTGGTTTTTTCTGCATGATTACCAGAAGAGGCGTATTGTTTCGTTCATGAACCCAGCCAGCGATCCGCTGGGGGCGGGATACCATATTATTCAATCGGAAATCGCCATCGGTTCAGGAAGGGTCTGGGGCAAGGGTTTTTTGGGCGGCACACAGTCACAACTGCGTTTTCTGCCTGAAAAGCATACTGACTTTGCTATTGCTGTTTTCGGTGAAGAGTGGGGCTTTGCCGGAGCCATGGCTTTGCTGAGTCTTTTTTGCGTGTTTCTGTATCAAATGGTGGTCACGGCCAGAGAGGCAAAAGACCTGTTCGGAAGCTATCTTGCGGCAGGCGTGTTCTTTTATTTCTTCTGGCAAATCCTTATCAATATGGGTATGGTCCTCGGGCTAATGCCGGTAGTAGGCATCCCTTTACCATTCATCAGCTACGGTGGTAGCGGCACTGTGGTCAATCTTTGTCTCGTGGGACTCGTTTTGAACGTTTCCATGAGACGTTACGTATTTAAACAGGGGTAA
- the mrdA gene encoding penicillin-binding protein 2 has protein sequence MSLYESKTQQPPKNGLLLLQGLILLLFCIFALRFWYLQIHKGEYFSEQARNNQLRQDNLYAPRGLIRDRNGDLLAVNEPAYALGIVREDCKDLDATLKTVSEWTEVDLGKLKKVFKKSRRRVKPFEPLILVPNLTFEQVAVIEANSLHWPGLEVVVRPRRKYLQGPLLSHVLGYVSEVDEAELEDDSDLAVGDYVGKQGLETVLEKRFRGIKGRRQSEVDATGRRLKERILNPPIAGEDIDLSIDLGLQELGGKLLKGKAGAVVVMNPDNGQILAFVSSPSYDNNSFTDGLSQKQWVALRDDPRTPLQNRVIQSVYPPGSVFKMTVAGAGLHYGVITPEDTVYCPGHMKLGKYVFRCWKRGGHGETDLEKSLVESCDVYYYKLGKKLGVDRLSEYAVAAGFGKPTGISLPHEKGGLIPTRKWKRRRFGEIWHPGENLNFSIGQGYTLVTPLQVARSIASLINGGRLLRPQLLAGEPAEEQGVVPLTDGQREIIRKAMVATVDKPRGTARRLRMKGVVVGGKTGTAQVVKLTDELKNMKDEDIPYKYRDHAWMASFAENGTERYVVVCMVEHGLHGGSGAGPIVKAIYDYIFKGKKGKK, from the coding sequence ATGAGCCTGTATGAATCCAAGACCCAGCAGCCACCCAAGAACGGCCTGCTGCTCTTGCAGGGGCTGATCCTGCTTCTGTTCTGTATTTTTGCCCTGCGTTTCTGGTATCTACAGATACATAAGGGTGAATACTTTTCTGAGCAGGCCCGGAATAACCAGTTGCGTCAGGATAACCTTTATGCTCCGCGTGGTCTGATCAGGGATCGTAACGGTGATTTGCTGGCGGTTAACGAACCGGCTTATGCCCTCGGTATTGTCCGTGAGGACTGCAAGGATCTCGACGCTACGTTGAAAACCGTTTCAGAGTGGACCGAGGTAGATCTAGGTAAGCTCAAAAAGGTATTCAAGAAGTCTCGGCGCAGGGTCAAACCCTTTGAACCTCTTATTCTTGTCCCCAATCTCACTTTCGAACAGGTGGCTGTTATCGAGGCCAATTCACTTCACTGGCCCGGTCTGGAAGTTGTGGTTCGTCCCCGCCGCAAATACTTGCAGGGTCCGCTCCTTTCTCATGTTCTAGGCTATGTTTCAGAGGTAGACGAAGCGGAGCTGGAAGATGATTCTGATCTTGCGGTCGGCGATTACGTCGGTAAACAGGGCCTTGAGACAGTTTTGGAAAAAAGATTCCGGGGCATCAAAGGTCGCAGACAGAGTGAAGTGGACGCTACCGGGCGTAGGCTTAAAGAACGTATTCTTAATCCGCCTATCGCCGGTGAGGATATAGATCTTTCCATTGATTTGGGGCTTCAGGAACTGGGCGGCAAGCTACTTAAAGGCAAAGCCGGGGCTGTGGTGGTCATGAACCCGGATAACGGTCAGATTCTGGCTTTCGTCAGTTCTCCTTCCTACGATAACAATTCTTTTACTGACGGCCTTTCCCAGAAGCAGTGGGTCGCACTGCGAGATGATCCCAGAACTCCGTTGCAGAACAGGGTCATCCAATCCGTGTATCCTCCCGGATCAGTTTTCAAAATGACTGTTGCCGGGGCCGGGTTGCATTACGGTGTGATTACCCCGGAGGACACTGTTTACTGTCCAGGTCATATGAAACTGGGTAAGTATGTGTTCCGCTGTTGGAAGAGGGGCGGCCACGGTGAGACTGATCTTGAAAAATCGTTGGTGGAATCCTGTGACGTTTATTACTACAAATTAGGCAAAAAACTTGGCGTTGACAGGCTTAGTGAATATGCCGTGGCCGCAGGATTCGGCAAGCCTACAGGTATTTCCCTGCCTCATGAAAAGGGCGGATTGATTCCGACCCGTAAATGGAAGCGCAGGAGATTCGGTGAAATCTGGCATCCCGGAGAAAACCTCAACTTTTCCATCGGTCAGGGGTACACCCTTGTTACTCCTTTGCAGGTGGCCCGTTCCATTGCTTCCCTCATCAATGGCGGTAGGTTGCTCCGTCCGCAGCTTCTGGCCGGGGAACCCGCAGAAGAGCAGGGAGTTGTCCCTCTCACAGATGGACAACGTGAAATAATTCGCAAGGCCATGGTCGCTACAGTTGATAAGCCTCGTGGTACAGCGCGCAGACTGCGTATGAAGGGGGTTGTTGTCGGTGGTAAGACCGGTACCGCACAGGTGGTTAAGCTTACTGATGAACTCAAGAATATGAAGGATGAGGATATACCTTACAAGTACAGAGACCACGCATGGATGGCCAGTTTTGCGGAAAATGGAACTGAGCGTTACGTGGTTGTCTGCATGGTGGAGCACGGATTGCACGGCGGTTCCGGAGCGGGTCCCATAGTTAAAGCCATTTATGATTATATTTTCAAAGGCAAGAAAGGTAAGAAATAA
- the mreC gene encoding rod shape-determining protein MreC — MKLKRAAIAVIIGLFVYLSLYSWNLRSGQLDRLAGFTGLEIVKWVLWPCEYVHDQSVEFWDKYIYLVGLKQVNDQLSSQNDLMRLEIMKLREKAAEAERYRHLLEIGPVQNRKTDGARIIAHRMGPSAALDSIIINKGVVSGVKADTPVMTPLGVVGRVVEPGLSASKAMLLTDLNSRISVRGQIHRSTGLLIGSGEGEPLSVKYMKLNAPVAEGEILVTSGLAGLFPPGLPVAKVVSVERSDISLFLNVEAVPLVDMENAEEVLLLHKVVLDSNSTIGNTNSTAQAGNSTTEGR; from the coding sequence GTGAAGCTTAAGCGCGCCGCTATAGCCGTCATTATTGGCCTGTTTGTCTACCTCAGTCTCTATTCGTGGAACTTGAGGTCCGGACAGCTGGACCGTCTGGCCGGGTTTACCGGTCTTGAAATCGTCAAGTGGGTTCTGTGGCCCTGTGAATATGTGCATGACCAGTCGGTTGAATTCTGGGATAAGTATATTTATCTCGTGGGCTTGAAGCAGGTCAATGACCAGCTTAGCTCCCAGAATGATCTGATGCGTCTTGAGATAATGAAGTTGCGCGAAAAGGCCGCTGAGGCCGAGCGCTATCGGCATTTGCTTGAGATTGGGCCTGTTCAGAACAGGAAGACCGACGGAGCAAGGATCATTGCCCATCGCATGGGACCTTCCGCAGCCCTTGATTCAATTATTATAAATAAAGGCGTGGTTTCCGGCGTTAAAGCCGATACTCCGGTCATGACCCCTCTTGGGGTTGTGGGTAGGGTGGTGGAGCCGGGACTCAGTGCTTCCAAGGCCATGCTGCTTACCGATCTTAACAGCAGGATTTCTGTTCGCGGGCAGATCCATCGTTCCACCGGACTGCTCATCGGCAGCGGCGAGGGCGAACCTCTCAGCGTAAAGTATATGAAGCTCAACGCCCCGGTTGCAGAAGGGGAGATTCTAGTCACATCTGGGCTTGCCGGGTTGTTCCCTCCGGGGTTACCGGTGGCTAAAGTCGTTTCTGTTGAACGTTCCGATATTTCGCTTTTTCTGAATGTGGAGGCTGTGCCTCTTGTGGATATGGAGAATGCTGAAGAGGTGCTCTTGCTGCACAAGGTTGTGCTCGATTCCAATTCCACAATAGGAAACACCAATTCCACGGCACAGGCCGGAAATTCTACCACAGAAGGGAGGTAG
- a CDS encoding rod shape-determining protein, producing the protein MASIFDKILGSFSSDLAIDLGTANTLVYVKGKGVMLSEPSVVAVKRDVNGGSKVLAVGLEAKRMLGRTPGNIVAIRPMKDGVIADFEVTEAMLRHFISKVHNSRRLVRPRIMICVPTGITQVEKRAVKESAQSAGAREVYLIEEPMAAAIGANLPITEPTSNMVVDIGGGTSEIAVISLSGIVYARSVRVGGDKMDEAIMQHVKRKYSMLIGESTAETIKIKIGSAFPLEEEIEMEVKGRDLVTGIPQNILITSEEIRKAISEQVDSIVQGVRVALEQTPPELAADIVDRGIVLTGGGALLKGLDQLLSQETHLPITVVDLPLDAVVVGSGRALDEIHIYKDVTID; encoded by the coding sequence ATGGCATCGATTTTCGACAAGATACTCGGTTCGTTTTCCAGTGACCTTGCAATCGACCTCGGTACAGCTAACACACTGGTTTATGTAAAAGGTAAAGGCGTCATGCTCAGCGAGCCTTCTGTGGTCGCTGTCAAGAGAGACGTTAACGGCGGCAGCAAGGTTCTCGCCGTTGGGTTGGAAGCCAAGAGGATGCTTGGTCGAACTCCCGGTAACATTGTAGCTATCAGACCTATGAAAGACGGCGTTATTGCTGACTTTGAGGTTACTGAAGCCATGTTGCGCCATTTCATTTCAAAAGTCCATAACAGCCGCAGGCTGGTCCGTCCCCGGATCATGATCTGCGTTCCCACCGGGATTACCCAGGTGGAGAAGAGGGCGGTTAAGGAAAGTGCCCAGAGCGCGGGCGCCCGTGAGGTTTATCTTATTGAAGAACCCATGGCAGCGGCTATCGGCGCAAACCTGCCTATCACCGAACCTACCTCCAACATGGTAGTAGATATCGGCGGTGGTACTTCCGAAATCGCGGTGATCTCTCTTTCCGGTATTGTTTACGCCCGCTCTGTGCGCGTGGGCGGAGATAAGATGGATGAGGCCATTATGCAGCATGTGAAGCGTAAATATTCCATGCTCATCGGTGAATCCACTGCCGAAACCATCAAGATCAAGATCGGTTCCGCTTTTCCGTTGGAAGAAGAGATCGAGATGGAAGTAAAGGGACGCGATCTTGTGACCGGTATCCCCCAGAATATCCTGATTACCTCTGAAGAGATCAGGAAAGCAATTTCCGAACAGGTGGATTCTATTGTTCAGGGCGTACGTGTTGCCCTTGAACAGACTCCTCCTGAACTTGCAGCCGACATCGTTGACCGGGGCATTGTGCTTACCGGCGGCGGAGCACTGCTTAAGGGACTTGACCAGCTTTTAAGTCAGGAAACCCATCTGCCCATCACTGTGGTTGATCTGCCCCTTGATGCTGTTGTTGTCGGCTCCGGTAGAGCTTTAGATGAGATACACATCTATAAAGACGTAACTATTGATTAA